From the Paraburkholderia sp. PREW-6R genome, one window contains:
- a CDS encoding undecaprenyl-phosphate glucose phosphotransferase, producing the protein MRRFQDLLARFFDVAFVLAGAAVASQIRFDYLAQSGFYWTLVMFSAAFALAIFPAFGVYESWRGRSKLALAGQVSLAWLIVQATALILMYSLHRIDFVSRLWFSYWTAMTGGLLISYRLITHAVLASARVAGMNLHQVAIVGSGSQCDAIIRRIHAAPTTGFRAAAVLNTRPDTSASTQSRVPVFSEVDALADYVRSNDVHEIWLMLSLAEEPLISALVNAFRDDLVNIRFMPDVRSIALFEGSGLIEVLGVPAINLVASPLSASSMLKKEIFDRLFALVALAALAPVLLGIAVAVKLSSRGPVFFKQKRKGADGRVFTIYKFRSMRLHTEEKGMLRQATRNDPRVTRVGAFLRRTSLDELPQFFNVLLGDMSVVGPRPHALEHDDLYQKVVAGYINRYRIKPGITGWAQINGFRGETDRLEKMERRVEHDLYYLGHWSFALDMRIIGATIVAGLGHRNAY; encoded by the coding sequence ATGCGCAGGTTTCAGGATTTGCTCGCGCGGTTTTTCGATGTGGCGTTTGTGTTGGCGGGCGCGGCGGTGGCATCGCAAATCCGCTTCGATTATCTCGCTCAATCAGGGTTCTACTGGACGCTGGTGATGTTTTCGGCCGCGTTCGCGCTGGCCATTTTCCCGGCGTTCGGTGTGTATGAATCGTGGCGCGGCCGCTCCAAGCTCGCGCTCGCGGGCCAGGTGTCGCTCGCCTGGCTGATCGTCCAGGCCACCGCGCTCATCCTGATGTATTCGCTTCACCGCATCGACTTCGTATCGCGCCTGTGGTTTTCTTATTGGACCGCGATGACGGGCGGTCTGCTGATTTCGTATCGCCTCATTACGCACGCCGTGCTGGCGAGCGCTCGCGTTGCGGGCATGAATCTGCATCAGGTCGCAATCGTGGGCAGCGGCTCGCAATGCGACGCGATCATTCGCCGTATTCATGCCGCGCCCACCACCGGCTTTCGCGCGGCGGCGGTCCTGAATACGAGGCCGGATACGTCCGCGTCGACCCAGAGCCGCGTGCCGGTGTTCAGCGAGGTCGATGCGCTCGCCGACTACGTTCGCAGCAACGACGTGCACGAAATCTGGCTGATGCTTTCGCTTGCCGAGGAGCCGCTCATCTCGGCGCTCGTCAACGCGTTCCGTGACGATCTCGTGAATATCCGCTTCATGCCGGACGTGCGCAGCATTGCGCTGTTCGAAGGCAGCGGGCTGATCGAAGTGCTCGGCGTGCCGGCGATCAACCTGGTCGCGTCGCCGCTCTCGGCCAGCTCGATGCTGAAGAAAGAGATCTTCGACCGGCTGTTCGCGCTGGTCGCGCTGGCCGCGCTCGCGCCCGTTCTGCTGGGCATCGCGGTCGCCGTGAAGCTGTCCTCGCGCGGCCCGGTGTTCTTCAAACAGAAGCGAAAAGGGGCGGACGGCCGTGTTTTTACGATCTACAAGTTCCGCTCTATGCGCTTGCATACAGAAGAAAAGGGTATGCTCAGGCAGGCTACACGCAATGACCCGCGTGTAACCCGCGTCGGCGCTTTTCTCCGTCGCACCAGTCTTGACGAACTGCCGCAGTTTTTCAACGTGCTGCTTGGGGATATGTCAGTTGTGGGACCGCGTCCTCACGCACTCGAGCACGACGACCTGTATCAGAAAGTGGTCGCGGGCTATATCAACCGTTATCGGATCAAGCCGGGCATTACAGGCTGGGCCCAGATTAACGGATTTCGGGGCGAGACGGACCGACTCGAAAAGATGGAACGTCGTGTTGAACACGACTTGTATTACCTGGGGCACTGGTCGTTCGCACTCGACATGCGGATTATCGGCGCGACGATCGTTGCCGGACTTGGACATCGCAACGCTTACTAA
- a CDS encoding GDP-mannose mannosyl hydrolase — protein sequence MLTEIDFLDVVRLTPLIAIDLIVRDAEGRVLIGHRRNRPARGTWFVPGGRIHKDETLDAAFARIVDAELGMANSQRSAAHFEGVFEHHYSDNFAGEPDVSTHYIVLGYAIALTGAAPVGRFDQHSDYAWVTPAELLARDDVHENTKAYFR from the coding sequence ATGCTGACCGAGATCGACTTCCTCGACGTGGTGCGTCTCACGCCGCTGATCGCGATCGATCTGATCGTCCGCGACGCCGAAGGGCGCGTGCTGATCGGCCACCGGCGCAACCGGCCCGCGCGCGGCACATGGTTCGTACCCGGCGGCCGCATCCATAAAGACGAAACGCTCGACGCCGCCTTTGCGCGGATCGTGGACGCCGAATTGGGCATGGCGAATTCGCAGCGTTCGGCGGCGCATTTCGAAGGCGTGTTCGAACATCATTACAGCGACAATTTTGCCGGCGAGCCGGATGTATCGACCCATTACATCGTGCTGGGTTACGCGATTGCGCTGACGGGCGCGGCGCCGGTTGGCCGCTTCGACCAGCATAGCGATTACGCGTGGGTCACGCCCGCTGAACTGCTGGCGCGCGACGACGTCCACGAGAATACCAAAGCGTACTTCCGCTGA
- a CDS encoding sugar phosphate nucleotidyltransferase, with product MLTQETVSAASADPKGTGTAPVDARCTRIVPVILAGGSGTRLWPVSRENFPKQLIDVVGSDSLLQATARRMKDFPSGWNVDASPIIVCGEEHRFVIAEQLQENGVDARLVVEPARRDTAPALTLAASLARANGEDAILIVMPADHAIADNPALQLALQSAARYAQGGSIATLGVPPTRPDTGFGYIRIGTPLSAGAYAIDAFVEKPAEEIAAQYVEAGTYWWNSGIFIVRASVWLDTLKRLQPAMYAACERAFTGGRHDGAYFRPLVEAFLESPSDSIDYAIMERLTETRDAVETGHADATVATQEPASPVQAYPAGVVVALEAGWSDLGSWDAVWAAMEKDVNGNAGRGRVTFEGAVSSYAHSEGRLVACVGTTNVVVVETADAVLVVDRSHVQDVKGLVSRIKAQRAPEADAHRKVRRPWGFYDSIDHGERFQVKRIVVTPGAQLSLQLHHHRAEHWIVVRGTALVTRGDEQFLLSENESTYIPLGTRHRLENPGKVPLEIIEIQSGAYLGEDDIVRFDDNYGRCS from the coding sequence ATGTTAACCCAGGAAACAGTGAGCGCCGCTTCGGCCGATCCGAAGGGCACGGGTACCGCGCCGGTGGACGCGCGTTGCACGCGTATCGTGCCGGTCATTCTCGCGGGCGGCTCGGGCACGCGGCTTTGGCCGGTGTCGCGCGAAAACTTCCCGAAACAGCTGATCGACGTAGTCGGTTCCGACTCGCTGCTGCAGGCAACCGCGCGGCGCATGAAGGACTTTCCGTCGGGCTGGAACGTGGACGCGTCGCCGATCATCGTATGCGGTGAAGAACACCGCTTCGTCATTGCCGAACAACTTCAGGAAAACGGCGTGGATGCCCGCCTCGTCGTCGAGCCGGCCCGACGTGACACGGCGCCTGCGTTGACGCTGGCTGCGTCGCTTGCCCGCGCGAACGGCGAGGACGCGATCCTCATCGTGATGCCAGCCGACCATGCGATAGCGGACAACCCGGCGCTTCAGCTTGCGCTGCAAAGCGCGGCACGTTACGCGCAAGGCGGTTCGATCGCGACGCTGGGCGTGCCGCCCACGCGCCCCGACACCGGATTTGGCTATATCCGCATCGGCACGCCGCTGTCGGCGGGCGCATATGCGATCGACGCTTTCGTCGAAAAGCCCGCCGAAGAGATCGCGGCGCAGTACGTGGAAGCAGGCACGTACTGGTGGAACAGCGGCATTTTCATCGTGCGGGCGAGCGTATGGCTCGACACGCTGAAGCGCTTGCAGCCCGCCATGTATGCGGCGTGCGAGCGTGCTTTCACGGGCGGCCGGCATGACGGCGCCTATTTCCGTCCGCTGGTCGAAGCATTCCTTGAATCGCCGTCGGATTCGATCGACTATGCGATCATGGAGCGCCTGACTGAAACGCGGGACGCCGTGGAAACCGGGCACGCAGACGCAACAGTGGCAACGCAGGAGCCGGCATCGCCGGTGCAGGCTTATCCCGCCGGCGTGGTCGTGGCGCTGGAGGCCGGCTGGTCCGATCTCGGTTCGTGGGACGCCGTATGGGCCGCGATGGAGAAGGACGTGAACGGCAACGCGGGACGTGGCCGCGTAACGTTCGAAGGCGCGGTGTCGAGCTATGCGCATTCAGAAGGACGGCTGGTCGCGTGCGTGGGTACGACGAACGTGGTGGTGGTCGAAACCGCCGACGCCGTGCTCGTGGTGGACCGCTCGCATGTGCAGGACGTGAAGGGGCTGGTGTCGCGCATCAAGGCGCAACGTGCGCCTGAAGCCGACGCGCATCGCAAGGTACGCCGTCCCTGGGGCTTTTACGACTCCATCGACCACGGCGAACGCTTTCAGGTGAAGCGCATCGTCGTGACGCCCGGCGCGCAGCTGTCGCTACAATTGCACCACCATCGCGCCGAACATTGGATAGTCGTGCGCGGCACGGCGCTCGTCACGCGTGGCGACGAGCAGTTCCTGCTGAGTGAAAACGAATCGACCTACATTCCGCTAGGCACCCGTCACCGACTCGAAAACCCGGGGAAGGTGCCGCTCGAGATCATCGAAATCCAGTCCGGCGCCTATCTGGGCGAGGACGATATCGTGAGATTCGACGACAACTACGGCCGCTGCTCGTAA
- a CDS encoding polysaccharide biosynthesis tyrosine autokinase — protein sequence MAINFENRYTDVSGPDELHLSDYLRTIVRGWRTIVMVTLIALVLGCAYAFLAPPTYRADVLFHVEDKTANANANGKDSLPPLTGMFDTKPSTAAEIELLKSRLVTEETVKTLHLDISATPRYFPVIGGAIAGLVNGQWGFRLPQFINLSGYAWGDESIQVSRFDTSKEMYDTTFTLIAGNDGAYVLRDKNGIALLSGKVGETVQTDTADGPITLHVDKLVGPAGSRFELTRASTLSTVDRLQKQLVVAETTLQSGVIRASLEGSDSALTAAIVNSMAREFVRQDVESRSAEAEHMLAFLDQQLPGLRKELDDAEQRYNKFRNTHGTVDLGEESRLLLQQVVDNKTKLMDLQQQRAEMSQRFTPHHPAVAALDAQIAALEAQAANMNRSVAVMPDTEQTALRLLRDVHVDTDLYTNLLNSAQQLRVAKAGQVGNVRVVDYAEAPDEPVRPKRVLAILIALGGGLLVGIVLTFFKRAMYGGVERPDELESMLGVPVFAVVPRSQNQLRLQENVMLRRRGLHVLAQTAPEDIAVEGVRNLRTSLQLSLDHAENNVVMITGSRPDSGKSFLSVNLSALVASANKRVLIIDGDMRRGDVHSHFGIAHQPGLSDVLSGGDLASMIQRDVLPGLDVLAKGALPSHPSELLMSKRFETLLEEVKSQYDLVIIDTPPVLAVTDSTVIGRYAGTTLLVVRHGRHPLNEVTETAKRLRNGGVGVRGVLLTDVPQEGAFLGSGYQGGYYGYDSIAG from the coding sequence ATGGCAATCAACTTCGAAAACCGCTACACCGATGTGTCCGGGCCGGACGAGCTCCATCTCTCGGACTACCTGCGCACGATCGTGCGCGGCTGGCGCACCATTGTCATGGTGACGCTGATCGCACTGGTGCTGGGATGCGCTTATGCGTTCCTTGCGCCGCCCACGTATCGTGCCGACGTGCTGTTCCACGTCGAGGACAAGACCGCGAATGCGAACGCGAACGGCAAGGACTCGTTGCCGCCGCTCACAGGCATGTTCGACACGAAGCCGTCTACCGCGGCTGAAATCGAACTGCTGAAGTCGCGGCTCGTCACCGAAGAAACGGTCAAGACGCTTCACCTCGACATCTCGGCAACACCGCGCTATTTCCCCGTGATTGGCGGGGCGATTGCGGGGTTGGTGAACGGGCAGTGGGGCTTCAGGCTGCCGCAGTTCATCAACCTCTCCGGCTATGCCTGGGGCGATGAAAGTATTCAAGTGTCCCGTTTCGACACCTCGAAAGAGATGTACGACACGACCTTCACGCTGATCGCCGGCAACGACGGCGCGTACGTTCTGCGTGACAAGAACGGCATCGCGCTCCTGTCCGGCAAGGTCGGCGAAACGGTGCAAACGGATACGGCCGACGGTCCGATCACGTTGCACGTCGACAAGCTGGTCGGTCCCGCTGGTTCGCGTTTCGAATTGACGCGCGCTTCCACGCTCAGCACCGTCGACCGCCTGCAGAAGCAACTCGTGGTGGCGGAAACCACGCTCCAGTCCGGCGTGATCCGCGCCAGCCTGGAAGGCAGCGACAGCGCGTTGACGGCTGCGATCGTCAACAGCATGGCACGCGAGTTCGTGCGCCAGGACGTGGAGAGCCGCTCGGCCGAAGCCGAGCACATGCTGGCCTTCCTCGACCAGCAATTGCCGGGTCTGCGCAAGGAACTCGACGACGCCGAACAGCGTTACAACAAGTTCCGTAATACGCACGGCACGGTCGATCTGGGTGAAGAAAGCCGCCTGCTGCTGCAACAGGTCGTCGACAACAAGACGAAGCTGATGGACCTGCAACAGCAGCGCGCGGAGATGTCGCAGCGCTTTACCCCGCACCATCCGGCGGTAGCAGCCCTCGACGCACAGATCGCCGCACTGGAGGCACAGGCGGCCAACATGAACCGTAGCGTGGCCGTGATGCCCGATACGGAACAGACGGCGCTGCGCCTGTTGCGCGACGTGCACGTGGATACCGATCTGTACACGAACCTGCTGAACAGCGCGCAGCAACTGCGTGTGGCGAAGGCCGGCCAGGTGGGCAACGTGCGTGTGGTCGATTACGCCGAAGCGCCCGACGAACCCGTGCGTCCGAAGCGTGTGCTGGCCATCCTGATCGCGCTCGGCGGCGGCTTGCTGGTGGGCATCGTGCTGACCTTCTTCAAGCGTGCGATGTACGGCGGCGTGGAGCGCCCGGACGAACTCGAAAGCATGCTCGGCGTGCCGGTGTTCGCTGTGGTGCCGCGCAGCCAGAACCAGTTGCGCCTGCAGGAAAACGTCATGCTGCGTCGTCGCGGACTGCACGTACTGGCTCAGACCGCGCCGGAAGACATCGCGGTGGAAGGCGTGCGTAACCTGCGCACCTCGCTGCAACTGTCGCTGGATCATGCCGAGAACAACGTGGTGATGATCACCGGTTCGCGGCCCGATTCGGGCAAGTCGTTCCTCTCCGTGAATCTGTCCGCGCTCGTCGCATCGGCTAACAAGCGCGTACTGATCATCGACGGCGACATGCGCCGCGGCGACGTGCACTCCCACTTCGGCATTGCGCATCAACCGGGTCTGTCAGACGTGCTGAGCGGCGGCGATCTTGCGTCGATGATCCAGCGCGACGTGCTGCCGGGTCTCGATGTGCTGGCCAAGGGCGCGCTGCCGTCGCATCCGTCCGAGCTGCTGATGAGCAAGCGTTTCGAAACGCTGCTCGAAGAAGTGAAATCGCAATACGACCTCGTCATCATCGATACGCCGCCGGTACTCGCCGTGACGGATTCGACGGTGATCGGCAGGTACGCGGGCACGACGCTGCTGGTGGTTCGCCACGGCCGTCATCCGCTGAACGAAGTGACCGAGACCGCCAAGCGTCTGCGTAACGGGGGTGTCGGAGTCAGGGGTGTGCTGCTCACGGACGTGCCGCAGGAAGGCGCGTTCCTGGGTTCGGGGTATCAAGGTGGTTACTACGGGTACGACAGCATCGCGGGTTGA
- a CDS encoding helix-turn-helix domain-containing protein: MTCASLESAMLRWVHAPNKGMRRIAILMFNDCSLQGAGVVAEVFQTANELASSGSGGWLYDVSFLSADGGMVTSSSALRVWTDGLDARHYSGFDALYVAGGKGAFAAANDERLIAWLRRVRRHTGTIRPIGEGRAVLDAAFATDGSETSDVRPLTLTTGRSPEAGAADSGDRLESMRSALAMIKRDLGSATARTVGERLVADSCTNIAPLLGEDGGMSPGDKVRAAARWLQENCQQSISIADAAQFAAMSERNFLRRFKMEMGITPSSFLLHERLAVTCSLLTESELPVDKIARRTGMGNGDRLAKVFRKRMRISPTEFRIQSRRLVGEQRVSSNE; the protein is encoded by the coding sequence ATGACCTGCGCGAGTCTCGAGTCCGCAATGCTGCGCTGGGTGCACGCTCCGAACAAGGGGATGCGTCGCATCGCGATACTGATGTTCAACGACTGCTCGTTGCAGGGCGCGGGCGTCGTCGCCGAAGTATTTCAGACTGCGAACGAACTGGCGTCTTCCGGTTCGGGCGGCTGGCTGTACGACGTATCTTTCCTGTCGGCCGACGGCGGCATGGTGACCTCGTCGTCAGCGCTGCGCGTGTGGACCGACGGGCTCGATGCACGTCACTACAGCGGTTTTGACGCGCTCTACGTAGCGGGCGGCAAGGGCGCCTTCGCGGCGGCCAACGACGAGCGGCTGATCGCATGGCTGCGCCGCGTGCGCCGCCATACCGGCACGATTCGCCCGATCGGCGAAGGGCGCGCGGTGCTCGACGCTGCGTTCGCCACCGATGGCAGCGAGACCAGCGACGTGCGGCCGCTCACCCTGACCACGGGCCGTTCGCCGGAAGCCGGCGCTGCCGATTCCGGCGACCGCCTGGAGTCGATGCGAAGCGCCCTGGCCATGATCAAGCGCGACCTCGGCAGCGCCACGGCGCGCACCGTTGGCGAGCGCCTCGTTGCCGACTCCTGCACGAACATTGCGCCGCTGCTCGGCGAAGACGGCGGCATGAGCCCCGGCGACAAGGTGCGCGCCGCAGCTCGCTGGCTGCAGGAAAACTGCCAGCAGTCTATTTCGATTGCCGATGCCGCCCAGTTCGCGGCGATGAGCGAGCGCAATTTCCTGCGCCGTTTCAAGATGGAAATGGGCATCACCCCGTCTAGCTTCCTGCTGCACGAGCGCCTGGCGGTGACGTGCAGCCTGCTCACCGAGTCCGAGTTGCCGGTCGACAAGATCGCGCGCCGGACCGGCATGGGCAACGGCGATCGGCTCGCGAAAGTGTTTCGCAAACGCATGCGGATTTCCCCCACCGAATTCAGGATTCAAAGTCGCCGCCTGGTCGGCGAACAACGGGTTTCGAGCAACGAATAG
- a CDS encoding FG-GAP-like repeat-containing protein, protein MRPSIAGFVRNALTAFVSLIVFAVLPGAAHAATCEAGTLVTVVAHLDDDLLFVDPAISERLDAGWCITTVHLIGGANGANFAYVLTRERASRLAYARMAGVPNEWQESSITIAGKLVHEMVLKARPQVRLLELRLPGGAVRGGRVPLGLLWEQHATLSTYPMNADGSVRVRYDRDALSATLKVILAQATQIYTLNPDTVPFLEHPDHIYAARITRHVAQSLSHSVPIEYHVTYPTGNWPANLPAPEVQRKRDIVASYFSIDGSESSHVFGEFQWDGNWIARRYAFAGRSDHRVPDFQSHPVQLFNAATSRCLTSAGAGRAPTLAACNGSAAQQWRWDPLTVYPGNTRNAALVSVATSQCIGERDGFLTSETCDQWDTAQQWTPWDFGLVYTPLRHCLGENDGKLTMRGCTALTTRFRWSTTQHVQANDLRLATMMLGDIAGSGEPSAVYVQRQHDGPGFNVFAASTEKMSRPALWYASVVPFDPLATTAPSCANDKLCFDSARFLLGDFDGDGKADLMVITAREGGTAFWLLRSTGSHFEAPTLWLQTSHAFRPDLTQQYVAADFTGEGRADVLIAQKRADSGLDLWVAAGSKSGGAAPALWAQAKTLGQNANLLALPGPAPKQRASLVAVESADEKVALTPIDNTGMRFAPGERKLLPANFVPAFTKVAVGVASNNAGAIADTLLLSTPNFDAGSDGATIDIAALDLHDLDDPKRAPMQVATLHGLSWSDVFPALVHDKRGAALVLYRRTDATLGDFYFTGGAPALSRYPLSENFALGTLEDLGELPGLFSETVRIDRLAQ, encoded by the coding sequence ATGCGACCATCGATAGCCGGGTTCGTCCGCAATGCATTGACAGCTTTCGTTTCGCTGATCGTGTTTGCCGTGCTGCCAGGCGCGGCGCACGCCGCCACCTGTGAAGCGGGCACGCTCGTCACCGTGGTCGCGCATCTGGACGACGATCTGCTGTTCGTCGACCCCGCGATCAGCGAGCGGCTCGACGCCGGCTGGTGTATCACCACCGTGCATCTGATCGGCGGCGCCAACGGGGCGAATTTCGCGTATGTGCTGACACGCGAGCGCGCTTCGCGGCTCGCTTATGCACGAATGGCAGGCGTGCCGAACGAGTGGCAGGAATCCAGCATCACGATTGCCGGCAAGCTCGTGCACGAAATGGTGCTGAAGGCGCGGCCGCAGGTTCGTCTGCTCGAACTGCGCCTGCCCGGCGGCGCGGTGCGCGGCGGCCGCGTTCCGCTCGGTCTGCTGTGGGAACAGCACGCCACGCTTTCCACCTATCCGATGAACGCCGACGGTTCCGTGCGCGTTCGCTACGATCGCGATGCATTGTCCGCGACACTCAAAGTGATTCTCGCGCAGGCCACGCAGATCTACACGCTCAATCCGGACACCGTGCCGTTTCTCGAGCATCCCGATCATATCTACGCCGCGCGCATCACGCGCCATGTCGCGCAGAGCCTGAGTCATAGCGTGCCGATCGAATACCACGTGACTTATCCCACGGGGAACTGGCCCGCCAATCTGCCCGCTCCAGAAGTGCAGCGCAAACGCGATATCGTCGCCAGCTATTTTTCGATCGACGGCAGCGAGTCTTCGCACGTGTTCGGCGAGTTTCAATGGGACGGCAACTGGATCGCGCGGCGCTATGCGTTCGCTGGTCGCAGCGATCATCGCGTGCCGGATTTTCAGTCGCACCCTGTTCAACTTTTCAATGCGGCGACGAGCCGCTGCCTGACGTCGGCCGGCGCGGGCCGCGCGCCGACGCTCGCAGCATGCAACGGCTCGGCGGCGCAGCAATGGCGCTGGGATCCGCTGACGGTCTATCCAGGCAACACGCGTAATGCCGCGCTCGTGAGCGTCGCAACGTCTCAATGCATCGGCGAGCGCGACGGCTTTCTGACCTCGGAGACGTGCGATCAATGGGACACCGCGCAGCAATGGACGCCGTGGGACTTCGGCCTCGTCTATACACCCTTGCGGCATTGTCTTGGTGAAAACGACGGCAAGCTGACCATGCGCGGCTGCACGGCGCTGACCACGCGTTTTCGCTGGTCTACCACGCAGCATGTGCAGGCGAACGATCTGCGGCTGGCCACCATGATGCTCGGCGACATTGCCGGCAGCGGCGAACCTTCCGCCGTCTACGTGCAGCGTCAGCACGACGGCCCCGGATTCAACGTGTTCGCCGCATCCACGGAAAAGATGTCGCGGCCTGCGCTGTGGTACGCGAGCGTCGTGCCGTTCGATCCGCTCGCCACGACCGCGCCGAGTTGCGCGAACGACAAGCTGTGTTTCGACAGCGCGCGTTTTCTGCTTGGCGATTTCGACGGCGACGGCAAGGCCGATCTGATGGTCATCACCGCGCGTGAAGGCGGCACCGCGTTCTGGCTGCTGCGCAGCACCGGCAGTCATTTCGAAGCGCCTACGCTGTGGCTGCAAACAAGTCACGCTTTCAGGCCGGATCTGACCCAGCAATACGTCGCGGCTGACTTCACGGGCGAGGGGCGCGCCGATGTGTTGATCGCGCAAAAGCGCGCCGACAGCGGACTGGATCTCTGGGTCGCAGCGGGGTCGAAGTCAGGCGGCGCCGCGCCGGCGCTTTGGGCGCAAGCGAAGACGCTCGGCCAGAACGCCAATCTTCTGGCGCTGCCGGGACCGGCGCCGAAACAGCGCGCGTCCCTTGTCGCCGTGGAGAGTGCCGACGAAAAAGTTGCGCTCACTCCCATCGATAACACGGGCATGCGTTTCGCGCCCGGCGAACGCAAACTGTTGCCGGCGAATTTCGTCCCTGCGTTCACGAAAGTGGCCGTTGGCGTGGCAAGCAACAACGCCGGCGCTATCGCCGATACGCTGCTGCTGTCGACACCGAACTTCGACGCCGGCAGCGACGGCGCGACGATCGACATCGCGGCGCTCGATCTGCACGACCTGGATGACCCGAAGCGCGCGCCCATGCAAGTCGCGACGTTGCACGGCCTGTCCTGGTCGGATGTGTTCCCGGCGCTCGTGCACGACAAACGCGGCGCGGCGCTCGTGCTTTACCGGCGAACCGATGCCACGCTCGGCGATTTCTATTTCACCGGCGGCGCACCGGCGCTCTCGCGCTATCCGCTGTCGGAGAACTTCGCGTTGGGCACACTGGAAGATCTGGGCGAACTGCCGGGGCTTTTCTCGGAGACAGTGCGAATCGACCGGCTCGCGCAATGA
- a CDS encoding polysaccharide biosynthesis/export family protein: MSSLGVRTGSLLVFATAALISGCGIAPGQRMVTPATLQDTGGDFSTEAATQQTVPITDINLTMLRKLHTAQASAPLPAQTLALFGKPTAYKVGPGDVLQIVVWDHPELAAALGQPQQNSKPSDAAPGFLIDENGDVQFPYAGNVHVAGKDVTTIQKELHRRLSNVYQKPEVTVRVASFRNAQVFVDGEVRTPGSQSLNDIPMSLMTVINQGGGFTANADRSRVELIRNGTTYQLNVDDLIRRGRNPSDIYLQPGDLVRVNSREDSGVYVMGEVNKPATILPMRNGSMTLSQAISDSGSFDSNTAAAKQLFVIRNSTSETPQIYHLDATSPVSMILANQFELEPKDVVYVGQGGLVRFNRVLNLLLPAINAAVTGAVLAK; the protein is encoded by the coding sequence ATGAGCTCACTTGGGGTACGCACAGGAAGTCTCCTGGTTTTCGCAACTGCCGCACTGATTTCCGGTTGCGGCATTGCACCGGGCCAGCGGATGGTAACGCCCGCTACGCTGCAGGATACGGGTGGCGATTTCAGTACTGAAGCCGCCACGCAGCAGACCGTTCCAATCACGGATATCAATCTCACGATGCTGCGCAAGCTGCACACGGCGCAAGCGTCCGCGCCGCTGCCGGCGCAGACGCTTGCGCTGTTCGGCAAACCGACGGCTTACAAGGTCGGGCCGGGCGACGTGTTGCAGATCGTCGTATGGGACCACCCGGAACTGGCGGCCGCACTGGGCCAGCCGCAGCAGAACTCGAAACCGTCGGACGCCGCACCTGGCTTCCTGATCGACGAGAACGGCGACGTGCAATTCCCGTACGCGGGCAACGTGCACGTGGCGGGCAAGGACGTGACGACAATCCAGAAGGAATTGCACCGCCGTCTGAGCAATGTCTATCAGAAGCCGGAGGTCACGGTACGGGTCGCTTCGTTCCGTAACGCGCAGGTGTTCGTGGACGGTGAGGTCCGCACGCCTGGCTCGCAATCGCTGAACGACATTCCGATGTCGCTGATGACCGTGATCAACCAGGGTGGCGGGTTCACGGCGAATGCCGACCGCAGCCGCGTCGAACTGATCCGCAACGGCACGACGTACCAGCTGAACGTGGACGATCTGATTCGCCGCGGCCGCAATCCGTCGGACATCTACCTGCAGCCGGGCGACCTCGTGCGTGTGAACTCGCGCGAAGACAGCGGCGTGTACGTGATGGGCGAGGTGAACAAGCCCGCCACGATCCTGCCGATGCGCAACGGTTCGATGACGCTGTCGCAAGCGATCTCGGACAGCGGCAGCTTCGACTCGAACACGGCGGCGGCGAAACAGCTGTTCGTGATCCGCAATTCGACGAGCGAAACGCCGCAGATCTATCACCTCGATGCCACCTCGCCGGTATCGATGATCCTCGCTAATCAGTTCGAGCTCGAGCCGAAAGACGTGGTGTACGTCGGCCAGGGCGGACTGGTCCGCTTCAACCGCGTGCTGAACCTGCTGCTGCCGGCAATCAATGCGGCTGTGACGGGCGCCGTGCTCGCGAAGTAA